In the Thermocrinis sp. genome, one interval contains:
- the hemW gene encoding radical SAM family heme chaperone HemW codes for MVEGLYFHIPFCSSKCPYCDFVSFVSDPSEEYLELLKLELNLYQELDFNLKTIYFGGGTPSLVPTKLWKKFFRSLDLKGVQEITIECNPEDYEEKDFQELLSLGVNRLSFGVQSFLEKNLKFLGRKHSPKRSLQVIEQTHRSGFKNISIDIIYGLPNQSLKDLKEEINIIKDLPITHLSAYLLTPYEDTLFGELWKKGNLELPSDEKVEEMFLYLSEELNSMGFDHYEISNFAKEGYECKHNLLYWTHREFLGLGVSAWSFVNKRRFGNYRNIQAYKKAVLKGIRPVEREEVLEGEDLIKDYLFVALRTKYGISKQMLKFIPESLREFFVEEGKRLRLSKKGWLLMNEIWWGLTKQLSTFPHQTNGDIIFKL; via the coding sequence ATGGTTGAAGGACTATACTTTCACATACCTTTTTGTAGTAGCAAATGCCCATACTGTGATTTTGTCTCTTTCGTAAGCGACCCATCGGAAGAATACTTAGAGCTTCTAAAGCTGGAGCTAAATCTTTACCAAGAGCTGGATTTTAACCTAAAGACCATTTACTTTGGTGGTGGCACACCTTCTTTGGTACCCACAAAACTTTGGAAGAAGTTTTTTAGATCCTTGGACTTAAAAGGTGTCCAAGAGATAACCATAGAGTGCAACCCGGAGGATTACGAAGAGAAAGACTTTCAGGAGCTTTTAAGTTTAGGAGTAAATCGCCTAAGCTTTGGAGTTCAAAGCTTTTTGGAGAAAAACCTGAAGTTTTTGGGAAGGAAGCACTCGCCAAAAAGGAGCCTTCAGGTTATTGAGCAAACCCACCGTTCAGGCTTTAAAAACATAAGCATAGACATAATTTACGGTCTCCCCAATCAAAGCCTAAAAGACCTAAAGGAAGAGATAAACATAATTAAAGACCTGCCTATAACCCATCTTTCTGCCTACCTTCTAACTCCATACGAGGATACTCTCTTTGGTGAGCTTTGGAAAAAGGGAAACTTAGAACTTCCTTCCGATGAGAAAGTGGAGGAGATGTTTCTTTACCTTTCGGAGGAGCTTAACTCTATGGGCTTTGACCATTACGAGATAAGCAACTTTGCAAAGGAGGGTTATGAATGCAAGCACAACTTACTTTACTGGACCCACAGAGAATTTTTGGGACTTGGAGTTTCCGCTTGGAGCTTTGTAAATAAAAGAAGGTTTGGAAACTACCGAAACATACAAGCTTACAAAAAGGCAGTTCTAAAGGGCATAAGACCTGTGGAAAGGGAAGAAGTCCTGGAAGGAGAAGATCTCATAAAAGACTATCTTTTTGTCGCTCTGAGGACAAAGTATGGAATTTCAAAGCAAATGTTGAAGTTTATTCCAGAAAGCTTGAGAGAATTTTTCGTAGAGGAGGGGAAAAGGTTGAGACTTTCAAAGAAAGGTTGGCTTTTAATGAACGAGATCTGGTGGGGTCTTACAAAACAGCTTTCAACCTTTCCCCACCAAACCAATGGAGATATAATTTTTAAGCTATGA